The genome window CGTAGACGTTACCCGCGTCGGCGAACAGGAACCAGCGCAGCGTGCGGTCCTGCTGGGTGCCGGGGAACGGCAGCAGCAGTTCGGCATTGGCAATGACCCGCTTGGCGCCGCCCAGGCTGTCGCCGTTCTTGCTGTCGCGCGGGCCCAGCGAACCGCCGTCGTAGCCGCGCACCGACCCGATACCGCCGGCGTACACGTTCTTGAGCAGCGGGTACGGCCGGCCACCGAAGCCCTTGCCGTAGTCGACTTGGCCGTTCAGCGCCAGCGTCATGCTGCGCGTGATGGGCCAGTAGTACTGGTGCTGGTAGCTGGCCTTGTAGTAGCGCAGGTCGCCGAACAGCGAGGTTTCGCCGGCGGCGCGCTGGTACGTGCCGCGCGTGGGCGCCAGCGCGCTGTCGCGCCGGTCGTTGCTCCAGCCCACCGAGAAGATGACGGCGTTGCTGCGCGCACCGAAGGTGTTGACGTAGTCGATGAAGCGCTGCGGGCTGCTGTCGTAGGTGTCGATGTCGTTGGCTTCCAGCGCGGTGCCGAAGAACACGCGCTGGGTTTCCGTGAAGGGCACGCCGAACGTCAGGCTCGCCCCCATGGTCTTGATGCGGTAGTCGCCGGTGTTGATCGACAGCGGACGCAGCGTACGGTAGTAGAGGCTGGTCGACCGGCTGATGCCATCCTGCGTGAAGTACGGGTTGGTCTGGCTGATCGCGATCGTGCGGTAGGTCTTGCCGGTGTTCAGCTCCAGGCCGGCGGTGGTGCCGCTGCCGAAGATGTTGTCCTGGCTGATACCCGCCGACAGCACCACCTTGTCGGTACTGCTGAAGCCCGCGCCCAGGTTGATCATGCCCGTGGGCTTTTCCTGGACGTTCACGTTGACGTCGATCTGGTCGGGCGTGCCCGGCACCGGCGGCGTCTCGATGTTGATGTTCTGGAAATAGCCCAGGCGGTCGATCCGGTCGCGCGACAGCTGGATCTTGCCGGCGTCGTACCAGGCGCTCTCGAGCTGGCGCATCTCGCGGCGGATCACGACGTCGCGGGTGCGGGTGTTGCCGCCGATGTTCACGCGGCGCACGTACACGCGGCGGTTGGGATCGACGAAGAAGGTGATGGCCGCGGTTTTTTTCTCGCGGTCGACCTGGGGCGTGGCATTGACGTTGCTGAAGGCGTAGCCCAGCTTGCCCAGGTGGTCGGTAATGGCCTTGCTGGAAGCGTTGACCTTCTCGGCCGAGAAGGTCTCGCCGGGCTTGACCGTGATCAGCTTGTTGAGGTCTTCGTCCAGGCCCAGCAGGTCGCCCGCCAGCTTGACGTCGCTGACCGAGTACTTGTCGCCCTCGGTGATGGACAGGGTGATGAAGATGTCCTTGCGGTCGGGCGAGATCGTGACCTGCGGCGAATCGACGTTGAACTCGAGGTAGCCGCGGTTCATGTAGTAGGAGCGCAGGGTTTCGATGTCGCCCTGCAGCTTCTGGCGGGAATACTGGTCGGCCTTGGTGTACCAGGTCAGCCAGCCCGGCGTGGTGAGCTGCAGCAGGTCCAGCAGCTCGCTTTCGCGGATGGCCTTGGCGCCGATGATCTTGATGCCCGCGATGCGCGCCACGTCGCCTTCGAAGATGTCGAAGGTGATTCCGACGCGATTGCGTTCGAGCGGCGTGATCGTGGGCACGATCTCGACCGAGTACTTGCCGCGCGCCAGGTACTGTCGCTTGAGCTCCTGCACGGCGCGGTCGAGCAAGGCGCGGTCGAAGATGCGGGCCTCGGCGAAGCCCACTTCGGCCAGCGACTTGAGCACGTTGGCGGACTCGAATTCACGCATGCCGTTGAAGGAGATCGCGGCGATCGCGGGGCGTTCGTCGACGATGACCACCACCACGTCGTTCTCGACCTCGATGCGCACGTCGCGGAAGAAGCCCGTGCCATACAGCGCGCGCACCGCCTGCGTGGCCTGCTCTTCGGTGAAGCGTTCGCCCACCTTGACCGGGAGGTACCCGAATACCGTGCCGGCTTCGGTGCGCTGGATGCCTTCCACCCGGATGTCGCGGACGACGAAGGGATCGAAGGCGTAGGCCAGCGGAGTGACCGCCATGGCCAGCAAAATGGACAGCAGACGCGGCATGCGCCGGGTGCGATTGGTCATGCGTAATCCCGGAGTTTTCTTAATTGAGTGATATGCGAAAGCGCGGCGTGCGGCTCGATCCGGCCCGGGCGGTCGAGGCACGGTCCACGGGGGCGGCGGGCAAGGCGGCGCGCATGGGTTCTAGGTCAGCAGTCGCGTAAAGTCGTTGAACAAGGCAACGGCCATCAGCACCATCAGGATGCCGAACCCGGCGCGCTGCCCCACTTCCATCCAGCGTTCCGGCGGCGGACTGCCCCGGATGATCTCGACGAGATAATACAGCAGGTGCCCCCCGTCCAGCATGGGGATGGGCAGGAGATTCAACACGCCCAGACTGACGCTGACCAGCGCCAGGAAGGCGATGTACGCTTCCAGCCCCATCCTGGCGGTCTGGCCGGCGTAGTCGGCGATGGTGACCGGCCCGCTCAGGTTGCTCAGCGCCACGTCCCCCACCAGCATCTTGCCCAGCATCCGCAGCGAGAACCAGGACACCTCGGCGGTGCGCTGGGCGCCCATGGCCAGGCTCTCGACCGGGCCGTGACGCACGGTGATGAGCTGGATGTCGCCGCCGATCTGGGCGCCGATGCGGCCCACCAGCGTACCGTCCGCCAGGCGTTCCTCGCGCGGCAGGACGTCGATCGCCAGCGCCGCGCCGTCGCGCACCACGGACAGGCGCAGCGGCTGGCCGGCGTGGGCCTGGATCAGCGTGATCAACTCGGTGGCCGAAGGATCCTTCTTGTCGCCCACCGCCACCACCCTGTCGCCGGCCAGGAGGCCCGCCTGGGCGGCGGCGCTCTCGGGCATGATGCCGCGGATCACGGGTTTCGGGCTGGCCAGGCCAAAGCCCTCGCGGCCCAGCACGTCGCCTTCCATCTGGCCCAGCGCGGCCTGGGAGAAATCGACCGGACGCACCCGGCGCTCGCCGCTGGCCGTCTGCACCTCGACCGCGGGACGCCCCTTGTCGGTCAGGCTCTTGAGCAGCATCCAGCGCGCGTCGCCCCAGGTACCCACCTCGGCGCCGTCGATGGCGAGAATGCGGTCGCCCGCCTGGACGCCCGCCGCGAAGGCCGGCGTGCCGGCCGCGGGAGCGCCCAGCACGGCGGCGGGCTCCTTGACGCCGGCCATGTTCAGCGCCGCGTACAGCAGCGCCGCCAGCACCAGGTTGAACACCGGTCCGGCCGCGACGATGGCGATGCGCTTGCCCACCGGCTGGGCGTTGAACGCCCGACCACGTTCGGCGGCGGAGACCTCGCCCTCGCGCTCGTCCAGCATCTTCACGTAGCCGCCCAGCGGGATCGCCGACAGGGCCCATTCCGTGCCGTGGCGGTCGGTGCGCTTGCACAGCACCTTGCCGAACCCCACCGAGAACCTCAGGATGCGCACCCCGCATGCGCGGGCCACGAGGTAGTGCCCAAGTTCATGGATCACCACCAGCACGCCCAGCGCGACGGCGAAGGCCGCCAACGTCAACAACATGGAAATCTCCTTGCTCCGGCGCCCTGCCCTGGCAGCCGAACCGACGATTTAACACGGAAATGCACGCCGGCTCCGGAAACACGCGGGGAATCTCGGTAAGCGAACATGACAGGATTATCGGCCAAAGGCCGGTGACCGGGAGCCTGGCGGCGCGGCAAGCGCGCCTCCTAGCGGCCCGTCCCGGCGTTCCGGGCCAGGGCCTCGCGGGCCCGTGCGCGGGCCTCGCCATCCAGGTCGAGCAAGCCATCCAGGCTGCCCAGCCGGCCCGCCACGCTCGTCCATGCGCCCTCCAGCACGGTCTCGATGATAGCCGCGATTGCCGGATAGGGGGCGGCGCCCCGCAGGAAAGCCTCGACCGCCACTTCGTTGGCGGCATTCAGGGCCACGCAGGCACCCTGCCCCGCGCGCAGCGCCTCGAAGGCCAGCCGCAGGCAGGGGAAACGGGCCAGGTCAGGGGCCTCGAAGTCCAGCCGGCCCAGGCGGGCCAGGTCGAGCGGCCCCACGCCCGTGGCGATGCGTTCGGGAAACGCCAGGCCGTACGCGATGGGGGTGCGCATGTCGGGATGGCCGAGTTGCGCCAGCACCGAGCCGTCGTCGTACTCGACCATGGAATGGATCACGCTTTGCGGGTGGACCACGACGTCGATGCGCTCCGGCGGCATCGCGAACAGCCAGTGCGCCTCGATGACCTCCAGCCCCTTGTTCAGCATGGTGGCCGAATCGACCGAGATCTTGCGCCCCATGGACCAATTGGGATGGGCACAGGCCTGGTCCGGCGTGACGTCCGCCAGGCTGTCCAGCGGCCGGGTGCGGAACGGGCCGCCGGAGGCGGTAAGCAGCAGCCGGCGCACGCCCGGCGCCGGCGCCTGGGCCGCCGAAGCACGGGCGCCATGCGGCAGGCACTGGAAGATGGCGTTGTGTTCGCTGTCGATAGGCAGGAGTTCGGCGCCGTTGTCGCGCACCGCGTCCATGAACAGGCGCCCCGCCACCACCAGGGCTTCCTTGTTGGCCAGCAGCACCCGCTTGCCCGCGCTGGCGGCCGCCAGCGCCGAAGGCAGCCCCGCGGCGCCCACGATGGCGGCCATGACCGTGTCGCTGGCCTCGTCGGCGGCGGTCTCGGCCAGCGCCTCGGCACCCACGCGGATCTCGGGCAGCCGTGCCCGGCCCCGCCAGGCGTCGACGAAACGCTGGCGCGCCGCGTCGTCGGGCACCACCACGACGGCGGCCTGGCTGGCTTCCGCCTGGGCGGCAAGCTGCTCCATGCGGCTGTGGGCGCTCAGGGCATGGACGCGGTAGCGCTGAGGATGGCGCGCGATCACGTCCAGCGTGCTGGCGCCGATGGAGCCGGTGGCGCCCAGCAGGGTGACGGTACGGAAGGTCATGACAGCAGGACGGCCAGCGGCAGGACGGGAATCAGGGCATCGATGCGATCCAGCACGCCGCCATGGCCCGGCAGCAGGCTGCTGGAATCCTTGATGCCGGCGCGCCGCTTGATCAGCGATTCGAACAGGTCGCCCGCGATGGACAGCGCCGCCAGCACCACCGCCAGGATCAGCGCCCCGGCCCATCCCCAGCGCGCGACCAGGGCGGCGCCGAAGGTACCGGGGAAGAAGCCGCAGGCCAGCACGAAGACCGCCACGCAGACGATGCCGCCCAGCGCGCCCTCGCGGGTCTTGCCCGGGCTGATGTGCGGCGCCAGCTTGTTGCGTCCCAATGCCCGGCCGACGAAATAGGCGGAGATGTCGGCGATCCAGACCACCGCCATCAGGGTCAGCAGGAACGGCATGCTGCGCGCGAACGCCGCGGTCAGCGCCGACCAGGCGGCCAGCAGCGCGAACGGCGCCAGCGCGGTCAGCCACGGGTTGCAGGGCTCGGCGTCGGGACTGGCGCGGAACAGCATGGGCACCAGAAGGCCCAGCCAGACCGCCGAGACGGCGATCCACAGGCCGCGCCAGACATCGCCGGCGGGCCCGGCCGACAGGTCGGCGCCGCCGCTGTTCCAGCGCCAGGCGATCAGGGCCGCGCCCAGCGCCGCGCCCGCCGCGATGGCGGGCAGGTGGGGACGGCCGGTGCCGCCGCGAGGCGACAGCGTCAGGCGCCACCACTCCCACAGCGCGCAACCCACGAACACGGCCATCAATATCTCGAAGGGCCGCGGATCGGCAACCGCCAGCACGGCGACCAGGACGATCAGCAGGACGATGGCGGTGACGACGCGTTGCCCGAGCATGGACTCAGCCGCCGTTGGAGGAGACGTCCGCCGGCGCCTTCAACTGGGCGCTGGTACGGCCGAAGCGGCGTTCGCGGCTGCGATACGACTTGCACGCCAGGTCCAGTTGCTCGGCATCGAAATCGGGCCAGAAGCAATCGGTGAAATACAGCTCGGTATAGGCCAGTTGCCAGACCAGGAAGTTGGAGATGCGCTTTTCGCCGCCCGTGCGGATGAACAGGTCCGGCTCGGGCGCGTAGGCCATCGACAGGTACGGCGACAGCATGGCCTCGTCCAGTTGCTCGGGATGGGCGGCCAGGTCCGGACGCGCGGCCAGCAGGCGGCGCGTGGCCTCCAGGATATCCCAGCGTCCGCCGTAGTTGGCGGCGATGGTCAGCGTCAGGCGGTCGTTGCCGCTGGTACGCGCTTCCACGTCGGCGATCAGCTCGCGCAGCCGGGGTTCGAACGCGCTGACGTCGCCCACGACCTTGAGCTTGATGCCGTTGCGGGCCAGCCGGGCGACTTCCCGCTCCAGCGCATGGACGAACAAGCGCATCAGCAGCGAGACCTCGTCGGCCGGCCGGCGCCAGTTCTCGGAACTGAAGGCGAACAGGGTCAGGTATTCGACGCCGCGGGCGGCGCAGGCTTCCACCACCGCCCTGACGGCATCCACGCCCTTCTTGTGGCCCGCCACGCGGGGCAGGAAGCGCTGCGTGGCCCAGCGGCCGTTGCCGTCCATGATGATCGCCACATGCCTGGGCACGGCGTCGGTACGGGGAACACCGAGGGTTGAACTCAGGGCCATGTCAGCTCCGCTGGGACCGAATGTACATGGCGGAATTCAAACCGTCATGATCTCCGCTTCTTTCTGCGTGACCACCTTGTCGATCTCGGCGACGAAACGGTCGGTCAGCTTCTGGACGTCGTCCTGCGCGCGGCGCTCTTCGTCCTCGGAGATTTCCTTGTCCTTGACCAGGCGCTTGAGCTGTTCGTTGGCGTCGCGGCGCAGGTTGCGCACGGCGACCTTGGCATCCTCGCCCTCGCCCTTGACCACCTTGGTCAGTTCGCGGCGGCGCTCTTCGGTCAGCGCCGGCATCGGCACGCGGATCAAGTCGCCCATGGACTGGGGATTGAGCCCCAGATCGGATTCGCGGATGGCCTTCTCGACCACCTGCGCCATTTTCTTTTCCCAGGCCTGGACGCTCAGGGTGCGCGCATCGAGCACGCTCACGTTGGCGACCTGGCTCAGCGGCACCATGGAGCCGTAGTACTCGACCTGGACGTGGTCCAGTATGCCGGCATGGGCACGACCCGTACGGATCTTCGCGAGACTGCCCTTCAGGGTGTCGATGGACTTGCCCATCTTGGTCTCGGCGTTTTTCTTGACGTCGGAAGCGCTCATTGCGGTCTCCTAAATGCTGAACAATCGATCAAACGTGCACCAGCGTGCCTTCGTCGTCGCCCGCGACGACGCGCTTCAGGGCGCCAGGCTTGTTGATCGAAAAAACCTTGATCGGCAGCTTCTGGTCGCGGCACAGCGCGAACGCCGTCGCATCCATCACTTCCAGGCGACGCACGATGGCCTCGTCGAAGCTGATGCGGCTGTAGCGCGTGGCCGTGGGATCCTTCTTGGGATCGGCGGAATAGATGCCGTCGACCTTGGTTGCCTTCAATACGATTTCGGCACCGACCTCGGCGCCGCGCAGGGCGGCGGCCGTATCGGTGGTGAAGAACGGGTTGCCCGTGCCGGCCGCGAAGATCACGACCTTGCCCTCTTCCAGGTAGCGCAGGGCCTTGGGGCGGATGTAGGGCTCGACCACCTGTTCGATGGTCAGCGCGGACTGCACGCGGGCATCGACGCCGCGGCGCTTGAGCGCATCCTGCAGCGCCAGCGAGTTCATGATGGTGGCCATCATGCCCATGTAGTCGGCGGTGGCGCGGTCCATGCCCTGGGCACCCGGCGCCACGCCGCGGAAGATGTTGCCGCCGCCGATGACCAGCGCCAGTTCGACGCCCGACTCGGCCACTTCGGCGATTTCCTCGACCATGCGGCCGATGGTCGCGCGGTTGATACCGAACGCATCGTCACCCATCAGGGCCTCGCCCGACAGCTTGAGCAGGACGCGCTTGTACGCCCCCGTTTTCGTTCCAGATGCGTTCATTTCCACCGTCATACATGCTCCCGCGCAATCGCCGACATCCGGCCCTTCCCCGCCCGCAGAGGCCCACCCTTCTGCGCTGCGTCACATCTACATCTTTACAACAGCCCCACTTCCCCCAGACGAGGCACGAGGGATCCGGCTCCGCCGGTCCCTCGAGGCCGCCCCCCGGGGGGCGCGCGCAAGCGCGTAGGGGGGTCAAACTACAGGGGTCAGCTTTTAGCAGCAGCAGCCTGGGCAGCGACTTCGGCGGCGAAGTCGGTGACCTTCTTCTCGATGCCTTCGCCCACGACGTACAGCACGAACTGCTGGACGGCGGAGTTCTTGGCCTTGAGCACCTGCTGCACGGTCTGCTTGTCGTCCTTGACGAACGGTTGCGACAACAGCGTAACCTCTTTCAGGAACTTCTGGACCGAACCTTCGACCATCTTGGCGACGATGTCGGCGGGCTTGCCCGATTCGGCGGCCTTCTGCTCGGCCACCGAACGCTCGCGCTGGATGTCGTCCTGCGACACGCCCGAGGCGTCCAGCGCCTTCGGCTTGGTGGCCGCGACGTGCATGGCGATGTCCTTGCCCAACGTTTCGTCGCCGGAGTACTCGACCAGCACGCCGATGCGGCCGCCGTGCACGTACTGGGCCAGCTTGTTCTCGGTCGCGATGCGGGTGAAGCGGCGGATGGAGATGTTCTCGCCGATCTTGCCGACCAGGGCGGTACGCACGCTTTCCACGGTGCCGTCACGGAACGCCAGCTCGGACAGGGCCGCGACGTCGGCCGGGTTGGCCTTGGCGATCAGCTCGGCGATATCGTTGGCGAACTGGACGAAATCGTCGTTCTTGGCCACGAAATCGGTTTCGCTGTTGACTTCGACGGCGACGCCGGTCTTGGCATCGGCCGAGACATACAGGGCCACCAGGCCTTCGGCGGTGACGCGGGCGGCGGCCTTGCTGGCCTTGCTGCCCAGCTTCACGCGCAGGATTTCCTCGGCCTTGGCCAGATCGCCACCGGCCTCGGTCAGCGCCTTCTTGCACTCCATCATGGGCGCGTCGGTCTTCTCGCGCAGTTCCTTGACCATTGCTGCGGTAATTTCGGCCATGATTACTCCTGACATCTTCCGCCCTTCACAAAGGCGGAAATATAGTTTGACTATAAAGAAGGGGCACAAGGCCCCTTCAAGCATTCACCTGCGAAAGCCCAGCCCCGGCCCAGACCCAGGATGCGGTGGATCCGGCTCCGCCGGTCCACCCGCATCGCCCCCTTGAGGGGGCGCCCGAAGGGCGTAGGGGGTGGGTTTCCCTTCCGGTCCACCCGCATCGCCCCCTGGGGGGCGCGCGCAAGCGCGTAGGGGGGGACCTTATTCCTCGCCTTCGACTTCCACGAACTCGTCGCCGCCTTCGGTCACGGCATCGACCACGCCTTGCAGGGCCTGCTCGCGGCCTTCGGCCACGGCGTCGGCCACGCCACGGGCGTACAGGGCGATCGCCTTGGACGAGTCGTCGTTGCCCGGGATGACATGGGCCACGCCGTCCGGCGAGTGGTTAGTATCGACCACGGCGACGACCGGAATGTTAAGCGCCTTGGCTTCGGTGACGGTAATTTTGTGATACCCGACGTCGATGATGAAGATCGCGTCCGGCAGGCCGTTCATGTCCTTGATGCCGCCGATGGACTTGTTCAGCTTCTCGAGCTCGCGCTGGAACATCAGCGCTTCTTTCTTGCTCATGCGCTCGGTCGCGCCCTCGGCCTGCATGGCTTCCATGTCCTTCAGGCGCTTGATCGAGGTCTTGACCGTCTTGAAGTTGGTCAGCATGCCGCCCAGCCAGCGGCTGTCGACGTAGGGCATGCCGCAGCGCTGCGCTTCCTCGGCGATGATCTCGCGAGCCGCGCGCTTGGTGCTGACGAACAGGATCGTGCCGCCACGGGCCGACAGTTGACGCACGAACTTCAGAGCGTCCTGGTACAGGGCCAGGGTCTTCTCGAGGTTGATGATGTGGATCTTGTTGCGATGGCCGAAGATATAGGGGGCCATCTTGGGGTTCCAGAAGCGGGTTTGGTGGCCGAAGTGGACACCGGCTTCCAGCATTTCGCGCATGCTAACGGACATATTGACTCCGAGGGTTGGGTCTTGCACCGTATCAGCACCCGCCCGGCCACATGAGGCCCGGCCGGCACCCTGGACGACACGGCGCGCGGTTGAAAATAGCGTTGAAAAACTTCCTGAAATCACAGGAAGCCTATAATTCTACTATTTTCCGGACCACCTGCTCAAGCGACCTGCCCGGCCCGGCCCTGGCCTTCGTCGCTTCCTGTTACAAGAAAGCCTCGCCACGCCCCCTTCGGAGGGCGTTCCAGGCTGGCTGCGGGGTCGCGACGGGCGGTCCGGGGCCATAATGGAGCGCACACAGCGCGGGAAGCAGATCATGAGCATCACCATCAAGTCGGCCGAGGAAATCGGGAAAATGCGCGAGGCCTGCCGGACGGCGGCCAGCGTGCTGGATTTCATCGCGCCCCACGTCAAGCCGGGCGTGACCACCGGCGAACTGGACCGGCTCTGCCTGGAATACATGACCGACGAACTGAAGGTGAAGTCGGCCACGATCGGCTATGCGCCGCCGGGCTACCCGCCCTTCACCGGGGCGATCTGTACCTCGGTCAACCACCAGGTCTGCCACGGCATACCCGGAGACAAGGTCCTGAAGAACGGCGACTCGCTCAACATCGACGTCACCATCATCAAGGACGGCTGGCACGGCGACACGAGCCGGATGTTCTTCGCCGGCGAACCGTCCATCCTGGCGCGCCGCCTCGCGCAGGTCACCTACGAATGCATGTGGCTGGGCATCGAGCAGGTCCGGCCCGGCGCCCATCTGGGCGACATCGGCCACGCCATCCAGAAACATGCCGAAGCCCATGGCTACAGCGTGGTCCGGGAGTTCTGCGGCCACGGCATCGGCCAGGTCTTCCACGAAGATCCGCAGGTGCTGCACTACGGCAAGCCCGGCACCGGCATCGAGCTGCTGCCCGGCATGATCTTCACGGTGGAACCCATGATCAACGCCGGACGCCGGGAAATCCGCGAACTGGCCGACGGCTGGACCATCGTGACCCGGGACCACAGCCTGTCGGCCCAGTGGGAACACACGGTGGTGGTGACGGACACGGGCTACGAGACCCTGACCGTCTCGCCCGGCATGCCCGCCCCGCCCAGCTTCGTCGCCGCCAAAGCCGCCTGACCCCTCCCGCCCCATGTCCACCGCCACGCTGACCTCGCCCGCCCTGAACGAACTGCAGGACTTGCGCAACACCATGCGGGCGGCGCGCGAACGCGCGATCGCCACCTACCGCGAGAACCTGCGCGCCGACGGGCTGCTGACGGAGCTGCGGCGCATCGTCGACCGCACGCTGCTGGCGCTGCTGGAACGCCATCCGCTGCCCGAGGGTGCGACGCTGGCGGCCGTAGGCGGCTACGGCCGGGGTGAGCTGTACCCCTATTCCGACGTGGACGTGCTGGTGCTGCTGCGCCAGCCGCCCGGCGCCGAGGACGAGGCCAGGATAGGCGCGCTGATCACGGCGCTGTGGGACATCGGGCTGGAACCCGGCCACAGCGTCCGCACGGTGGAAGAATGCATGGCCGAGGCGGCCCGGGACATCACCGTGGAGACGGCGCTGCTTGAGGCCCGCTACCTGGCCGGCAGCCGGACGCTGATGCGCCAGTTCGAAACCGCGATGCGCGGCCGGCTGGACAAGCGCGCCTTCTTCCACGACAAACAGCTGGAGATGCAGCAGCGGCACACCAAGTACAACTACACGCCGTACGCGCTGGAACCCAATTGCAAGGAATCGCCCGGCGGCCTGCGCGACCTGCAGGTCATCCTGTGGATGGCGCGGGCGGCGGGCTTCGGCAAGACCTGGGCCCAGGTGGCCCGCGCGGGGCTGCTGACGGCCGACGAGGCGCGCCACCTGCGGCGCGCCGAGCAGGCCTTCAAGCGCCTGCGCATCGAACTGCACCTGCTGACCGGCCGCCGCGAGGACAGGCTGGTGTTCGACATCCAGCCGGCCATGGCCAAGGTGTACGGCATCGAGGCCGGCGGCGCGCGCCGCCCCAGCGAAATGCTGATGCAGCGGTACTACTGGGCGGCCAAGCTGGTCACCCAGCTCAATACCATCCTGGTCCAGAACCTGGAAGAGCGCCTGTTCGCGCGGCCCGGCGAAGAGGCCCAGCCCATCGACGAGGATTTCCGCAGCCTGCACGAACGGCTGGACATGTACCGGGACGACGCCTTCGAGCGCAACCCGACGCTGCTGCTGCGCGCCTTCCTGGTCATGCAGCAGCAGCCCGCGCTCAAGGGCATGTCGGCCCGCATGCTGCGCGCCATCTGGCACGCGCGCCGGCGCATCGATGCCCAGTTCCGGCGCAATCCGGTCAACCGCCATCTGTTCCTGTCCATCCTGCAACAGCAGCGCGGCATCGTGCATGAACTGCGCAGGATGAACGAACTCAGCATCCTGCCGCGCTATCTGCTGCCCTTCCGCCGCATC of Pigmentiphaga sp. H8 contains these proteins:
- a CDS encoding 1-deoxy-D-xylulose-5-phosphate reductoisomerase, translated to MTFRTVTLLGATGSIGASTLDVIARHPQRYRVHALSAHSRMEQLAAQAEASQAAVVVVPDDAARQRFVDAWRGRARLPEIRVGAEALAETAADEASDTVMAAIVGAAGLPSALAAASAGKRVLLANKEALVVAGRLFMDAVRDNGAELLPIDSEHNAIFQCLPHGARASAAQAPAPGVRRLLLTASGGPFRTRPLDSLADVTPDQACAHPNWSMGRKISVDSATMLNKGLEVIEAHWLFAMPPERIDVVVHPQSVIHSMVEYDDGSVLAQLGHPDMRTPIAYGLAFPERIATGVGPLDLARLGRLDFEAPDLARFPCLRLAFEALRAGQGACVALNAANEVAVEAFLRGAAPYPAIAAIIETVLEGAWTSVAGRLGSLDGLLDLDGEARARAREALARNAGTGR
- the uppS gene encoding polyprenyl diphosphate synthase; translation: MALSSTLGVPRTDAVPRHVAIIMDGNGRWATQRFLPRVAGHKKGVDAVRAVVEACAARGVEYLTLFAFSSENWRRPADEVSLLMRLFVHALEREVARLARNGIKLKVVGDVSAFEPRLRELIADVEARTSGNDRLTLTIAANYGGRWDILEATRRLLAARPDLAAHPEQLDEAMLSPYLSMAYAPEPDLFIRTGGEKRISNFLVWQLAYTELYFTDCFWPDFDAEQLDLACKSYRSRERRFGRTSAQLKAPADVSSNGG
- the tsf gene encoding translation elongation factor Ts → MAEITAAMVKELREKTDAPMMECKKALTEAGGDLAKAEEILRVKLGSKASKAAARVTAEGLVALYVSADAKTGVAVEVNSETDFVAKNDDFVQFANDIAELIAKANPADVAALSELAFRDGTVESVRTALVGKIGENISIRRFTRIATENKLAQYVHGGRIGVLVEYSGDETLGKDIAMHVAATKPKALDASGVSQDDIQRERSVAEQKAAESGKPADIVAKMVEGSVQKFLKEVTLLSQPFVKDDKQTVQQVLKAKNSAVQQFVLYVVGEGIEKKVTDFAAEVAAQAAAAKS
- a CDS encoding phosphatidate cytidylyltransferase; this translates as MLGQRVVTAIVLLIVLVAVLAVADPRPFEILMAVFVGCALWEWWRLTLSPRGGTGRPHLPAIAAGAALGAALIAWRWNSGGADLSAGPAGDVWRGLWIAVSAVWLGLLVPMLFRASPDAEPCNPWLTALAPFALLAAWSALTAAFARSMPFLLTLMAVVWIADISAYFVGRALGRNKLAPHISPGKTREGALGGIVCVAVFVLACGFFPGTFGAALVARWGWAGALILAVVLAALSIAGDLFESLIKRRAGIKDSSSLLPGHGGVLDRIDALIPVLPLAVLLS
- the pyrH gene encoding UMP kinase; amino-acid sequence: MNASGTKTGAYKRVLLKLSGEALMGDDAFGINRATIGRMVEEIAEVAESGVELALVIGGGNIFRGVAPGAQGMDRATADYMGMMATIMNSLALQDALKRRGVDARVQSALTIEQVVEPYIRPKALRYLEEGKVVIFAAGTGNPFFTTDTAAALRGAEVGAEIVLKATKVDGIYSADPKKDPTATRYSRISFDEAIVRRLEVMDATAFALCRDQKLPIKVFSINKPGALKRVVAGDDEGTLVHV
- the bamA gene encoding outer membrane protein assembly factor BamA, producing MTNRTRRMPRLLSILLAMAVTPLAYAFDPFVVRDIRVEGIQRTEAGTVFGYLPVKVGERFTEEQATQAVRALYGTGFFRDVRIEVENDVVVVIVDERPAIAAISFNGMREFESANVLKSLAEVGFAEARIFDRALLDRAVQELKRQYLARGKYSVEIVPTITPLERNRVGITFDIFEGDVARIAGIKIIGAKAIRESELLDLLQLTTPGWLTWYTKADQYSRQKLQGDIETLRSYYMNRGYLEFNVDSPQVTISPDRKDIFITLSITEGDKYSVSDVKLAGDLLGLDEDLNKLITVKPGETFSAEKVNASSKAITDHLGKLGYAFSNVNATPQVDREKKTAAITFFVDPNRRVYVRRVNIGGNTRTRDVVIRREMRQLESAWYDAGKIQLSRDRIDRLGYFQNINIETPPVPGTPDQIDVNVNVQEKPTGMINLGAGFSSTDKVVLSAGISQDNIFGSGTTAGLELNTGKTYRTIAISQTNPYFTQDGISRSTSLYYRTLRPLSINTGDYRIKTMGASLTFGVPFTETQRVFFGTALEANDIDTYDSSPQRFIDYVNTFGARSNAVIFSVGWSNDRRDSALAPTRGTYQRAAGETSLFGDLRYYKASYQHQYYWPITRSMTLALNGQVDYGKGFGGRPYPLLKNVYAGGIGSVRGYDGGSLGPRDSKNGDSLGGAKRVIANAELLLPFPGTQQDRTLRWFLFADAGNVYADEENINLGQLRYSAGIGLSWQSPIGPLKISFGKALNAKPQDRTQSFQFQIGTGF
- the frr gene encoding ribosome recycling factor, translating into MSASDVKKNAETKMGKSIDTLKGSLAKIRTGRAHAGILDHVQVEYYGSMVPLSQVANVSVLDARTLSVQAWEKKMAQVVEKAIRESDLGLNPQSMGDLIRVPMPALTEERRRELTKVVKGEGEDAKVAVRNLRRDANEQLKRLVKDKEISEDEERRAQDDVQKLTDRFVAEIDKVVTQKEAEIMTV
- the rseP gene encoding RIP metalloprotease RseP; amino-acid sequence: MLLTLAAFAVALGVLVVIHELGHYLVARACGVRILRFSVGFGKVLCKRTDRHGTEWALSAIPLGGYVKMLDEREGEVSAAERGRAFNAQPVGKRIAIVAAGPVFNLVLAALLYAALNMAGVKEPAAVLGAPAAGTPAFAAGVQAGDRILAIDGAEVGTWGDARWMLLKSLTDKGRPAVEVQTASGERRVRPVDFSQAALGQMEGDVLGREGFGLASPKPVIRGIMPESAAAQAGLLAGDRVVAVGDKKDPSATELITLIQAHAGQPLRLSVVRDGAALAIDVLPREERLADGTLVGRIGAQIGGDIQLITVRHGPVESLAMGAQRTAEVSWFSLRMLGKMLVGDVALSNLSGPVTIADYAGQTARMGLEAYIAFLALVSVSLGVLNLLPIPMLDGGHLLYYLVEIIRGSPPPERWMEVGQRAGFGILMVLMAVALFNDFTRLLT